One stretch of Pseudovibrio brasiliensis DNA includes these proteins:
- a CDS encoding YjjI family glycine radical enzyme: MSELLKRFKGITEDPGLSFTQKARYLSLEAENSLPYPELDEETAKALEERVICDMYEGHAPFKPRYVMPDYSVVLEKGSTFLELDPATTLDEAINSLMIAYHHVPSVTNMPVFIGRLDNLLLPYCDDVSDEDLYKKLKLFWRYLDRVLPDAFMHANVGPTDNRVARTIMRIDAELKQIAPNLTFIWDPDVSSDEIFSQACKSIIECSKPHIANNPLHQPLFDEYGYGVASCYNVLPLCGGASTLTRINLREVARRSKDTSDFFENVLPKYIDLNFRLTEARIDHLFNESGFFESFLVKEGWISRDRFTAMYGIFAMAQCVDELQAKEGRSGKYGHDEIANQLGHRISKVLFEAVEARPIENCWQGKAMLHSQAGLSDDDGCTPGVRIPYGSEPDPVTHVQALAEHHAFYPSGVSEILTLDETIENNPAALEQLVKGAFQLGFREFSANVSNNDLVRITGYMVRLSDIAKFKECGGSRINTTVLGAEAADKGKILERAPRVMSHELAPRYSQ, translated from the coding sequence ATGTCGGAGCTTCTCAAACGGTTTAAGGGTATTACGGAAGACCCAGGCCTCTCCTTTACGCAAAAGGCGCGTTATCTCTCGCTGGAGGCAGAGAACTCTCTGCCTTATCCTGAGCTTGATGAGGAAACCGCCAAGGCATTGGAAGAGCGCGTTATCTGCGACATGTATGAGGGGCATGCGCCATTCAAACCGCGCTATGTAATGCCCGACTATTCGGTTGTTCTTGAAAAAGGCAGCACCTTTTTGGAGTTGGACCCAGCCACCACGCTGGATGAGGCCATCAACTCCCTCATGATCGCCTATCATCACGTGCCATCCGTCACCAACATGCCGGTTTTCATTGGCCGCCTCGACAATCTGCTGCTGCCGTATTGTGATGATGTCAGTGATGAAGACCTCTACAAGAAACTGAAGCTGTTCTGGCGCTATCTGGACCGTGTCCTGCCGGATGCCTTCATGCATGCCAATGTGGGGCCAACCGACAACCGTGTTGCCCGCACCATCATGCGCATTGATGCCGAGCTGAAGCAGATCGCGCCGAACCTGACCTTCATCTGGGATCCCGACGTCAGCTCTGACGAAATCTTCTCTCAGGCTTGCAAAAGCATCATTGAATGTTCCAAGCCGCACATCGCCAACAACCCGCTGCATCAGCCATTGTTTGATGAGTACGGCTATGGTGTCGCCAGTTGCTACAATGTGTTGCCACTGTGCGGTGGTGCCTCCACACTCACCCGCATCAACCTGCGAGAAGTGGCGCGTCGCTCCAAAGACACCTCGGACTTCTTCGAAAATGTTCTGCCAAAGTACATAGACCTCAACTTCCGCCTGACTGAAGCCCGGATTGATCACCTCTTCAACGAATCCGGTTTCTTTGAAAGCTTCCTTGTGAAAGAAGGCTGGATCAGCCGAGACCGCTTCACTGCCATGTACGGCATCTTTGCCATGGCCCAGTGTGTGGACGAATTACAGGCCAAGGAAGGCAGGTCCGGTAAATATGGGCATGATGAGATTGCTAACCAGCTTGGCCATCGCATCTCCAAAGTGCTTTTCGAGGCTGTTGAAGCACGCCCAATAGAGAACTGTTGGCAAGGCAAGGCTATGCTGCATTCGCAAGCGGGCCTCAGCGATGATGACGGCTGTACTCCAGGTGTTCGTATACCTTATGGCAGCGAGCCAGATCCGGTCACGCATGTTCAGGCTCTGGCAGAACACCACGCATTCTATCCATCTGGTGTCTCAGAAATCCTGACACTGGACGAGACCATCGAGAACAATCCGGCAGCGCTGGAACAGTTGGTCAAAGGTGCATTCCAGCTGGGCTTCCGTGAGTTTTCTGCCAACGTCTCCAACAATGATCTGGTACGGATCACCGGTTACATGGTGCGCTTGTCAGACATTGCGAAGTTCAAGGAATGTGGCGGGTCTCGCATCAACACAACTGTGCTGGGCGCAGAAGCGGCTGATAAAGGTAAAATACTGGAGCGTGCACCACGGGTGATGAGCCATGAACTTGCCCCTCGCTACAGTCAGTAA
- the yghU gene encoding glutathione-dependent disulfide-bond oxidoreductase, with product MSDKQEYTPPKVWKWEQKNGGQFANINRPIAGPTHDKDLQVGKHPLQLYSLATPNGVKVTIMLEELLAAGFSEAEYDAWLINIGEGDQFSSGFVGANPNSKIPALVDHSTETPTRVFESGSILLYLAEKFGAFLPKDPAARTEAMNWLFWQMGSAPYLGGGFGHFYAYAPEKFEYPINRFAMEAKRQLDVLDRNLAERRFMAGDEYSIADMAIFPWYGALVLGSLYSAAEFLSVDEYKNVKRWAEEIAERPAVKRGKRVNRTWGDEDQQVPERHDASDLDPKPASENA from the coding sequence ATGAGTGATAAGCAAGAGTATACCCCACCAAAGGTTTGGAAGTGGGAACAGAAAAACGGCGGCCAGTTCGCAAACATCAACCGCCCAATCGCTGGCCCAACCCATGACAAAGATCTGCAGGTTGGCAAGCACCCGCTACAGCTTTACTCGCTGGCAACGCCAAACGGCGTGAAAGTCACCATCATGCTGGAAGAGCTTCTGGCAGCTGGCTTCAGCGAAGCAGAATACGATGCCTGGCTGATCAACATCGGTGAAGGTGACCAGTTCTCCAGCGGCTTTGTTGGCGCAAACCCGAACTCCAAAATCCCGGCACTGGTGGACCACAGCACCGAAACGCCAACCCGCGTGTTCGAGTCCGGTTCCATCCTGCTGTACCTGGCAGAAAAGTTCGGCGCCTTCTTGCCGAAAGATCCGGCAGCCCGCACAGAAGCCATGAACTGGCTGTTCTGGCAGATGGGTTCCGCTCCATATCTGGGTGGCGGCTTCGGTCACTTCTACGCTTATGCGCCGGAGAAGTTTGAATACCCGATCAACCGCTTCGCCATGGAAGCAAAACGCCAGCTGGACGTGTTGGACCGCAATCTGGCGGAACGCCGCTTCATGGCTGGCGACGAGTACTCCATCGCAGATATGGCGATCTTCCCATGGTACGGCGCACTGGTGCTCGGCTCACTCTACAGCGCTGCAGAGTTCCTCTCTGTTGACGAGTACAAGAACGTGAAACGTTGGGCAGAAGAAATCGCTGAGCGCCCTGCCGTGAAACGCGGCAAACGCGTCAACCGCACCTGGGGTGATGAGGACCAGCAGGTCCCAGAACGCCACGACGCCAGCGACCTGGACCCAAAACCAGCCTCTGAAAACGCGTAA
- a CDS encoding GNAT family N-acetyltransferase has protein sequence MTIEDWPQHERLMGSDRSQFMGGPTPRHVIWGIFSHDIAHWVLFGHGALMVDDKTTGKTVGQVGLNHGSLFPEHELGWFLYDGFEGHGYALEAAQRMRKWAFEELGLKTLVSYIDPKNERSRKLAERMGAVIDPDAERHDPVDLVYRHPAL, from the coding sequence ATGACGATTGAGGATTGGCCGCAGCATGAGCGCTTGATGGGATCGGACCGTTCGCAGTTTATGGGCGGCCCAACACCTCGTCACGTGATCTGGGGCATCTTCAGTCATGATATCGCGCATTGGGTCTTGTTTGGACACGGTGCTTTGATGGTAGATGACAAGACAACAGGCAAAACCGTTGGTCAGGTCGGGCTCAATCATGGATCGTTGTTTCCTGAGCATGAGCTGGGCTGGTTCCTTTATGATGGCTTTGAAGGGCACGGCTATGCCTTGGAAGCAGCTCAGCGGATGCGCAAATGGGCCTTTGAAGAGCTAGGCCTGAAAACGCTGGTCAGCTATATCGACCCAAAAAACGAGCGTTCGCGCAAACTTGCAGAACGTATGGGCGCTGTCATCGACCCGGACGCAGAACGTCATGATCCTGTTGATCTGGTCTATCGCCATCCTGCTTTGTAG
- a CDS encoding carboxymuconolactone decarboxylase family protein produces the protein MNVHTTINHYESGAQIMAALQGVEEVIAAAGFDEKLHHLILLRASQINGCGFCVKMHTRDARKAGETNHRLDHLIVWRHSDDFSEKEKLAFEWTEALTELNKEDQFPRLRQELKKHYSDQEISTMTAMVGMINLWNRIAISNH, from the coding sequence ATGAACGTTCACACCACCATCAATCACTATGAGAGCGGTGCGCAGATTATGGCAGCCCTTCAGGGCGTGGAAGAGGTTATTGCTGCGGCAGGTTTTGACGAAAAGCTGCATCACCTCATTCTGCTGCGCGCCTCTCAGATCAACGGCTGCGGTTTCTGCGTGAAGATGCACACCCGTGATGCGCGCAAGGCAGGGGAAACCAATCACCGTCTGGACCATCTCATCGTCTGGCGTCATAGCGATGATTTCTCTGAAAAAGAGAAGCTGGCGTTTGAATGGACCGAAGCTCTGACAGAACTTAACAAGGAAGACCAATTTCCACGTCTTCGCCAGGAGCTGAAAAAGCATTACAGTGATCAGGAAATTTCCACAATGACGGCCATGGTTGGCATGATCAACCTTTGGAACCGGATTGCAATATCGAACCATTGA
- the sigJ gene encoding RNA polymerase sigma factor SigJ, whose translation MTSDKSLCAFEQARPMLMGLAYRLLGSTAEAEDVVQETYLSWSAANHDDVLNTEAWLTTVCTRKALDHLKSAQKKRENYVGMWLPEPLHTTTQDTPEDRVELSESLTIAFLLVMERLAPKERAAFLLREVFSSSYEEVAEILEVTPSSCRKLVSRAKANIQQKSQRFVAPAEKQREMVHAFQSALETGETSQLSQLLAADVALLSDGGGKVNAIPKPLVGLEQVLGFIDKAISPAASSGRAWVEELNACLSLVTVDGGGTVTTFTFGYDEEMKVNAIYAQRNPDKLSAVH comes from the coding sequence ATGACATCAGATAAATCACTTTGTGCATTTGAACAGGCCAGACCCATGCTGATGGGGCTGGCTTACCGTTTGTTGGGCTCCACTGCAGAAGCAGAAGACGTAGTGCAGGAAACCTACCTCAGTTGGTCTGCAGCCAATCATGACGATGTTCTAAATACAGAGGCGTGGCTCACCACCGTTTGCACGCGCAAAGCGCTTGACCATCTCAAATCAGCGCAAAAAAAACGCGAAAATTACGTTGGTATGTGGTTGCCGGAGCCTCTGCACACCACAACACAGGACACGCCAGAGGATCGGGTGGAGCTCTCTGAGAGTCTTACCATAGCGTTCCTGCTGGTGATGGAGCGGCTCGCCCCAAAAGAGCGTGCTGCCTTTTTGCTGCGGGAGGTGTTTTCCTCCAGCTATGAGGAAGTTGCTGAGATCCTGGAAGTGACCCCATCCAGTTGCCGTAAGCTGGTTTCGCGAGCCAAAGCGAACATCCAGCAGAAATCTCAGCGGTTTGTTGCACCTGCCGAAAAACAGCGCGAGATGGTTCATGCATTCCAATCTGCGCTGGAAACAGGGGAGACCTCTCAGCTTTCCCAGTTGCTGGCTGCTGATGTAGCGCTTCTTTCTGACGGTGGTGGCAAGGTCAACGCTATTCCAAAACCACTTGTGGGGCTGGAGCAGGTGCTTGGCTTTATCGACAAAGCCATCTCGCCAGCAGCGAGCAGTGGCAGAGCCTGGGTGGAAGAACTCAATGCCTGTCTGTCTCTGGTGACAGTCGATGGCGGCGGCACCGTTACGACCTTTACCTTTGGCTATGATGAGGAGATGAAGGTCAACGCCATCTACGCTCAGCGAAATCCGGACAAGCTGTCAGCGGTTCATTAG
- a CDS encoding LysE family translocator — translation MSVEMIFALVIATAALVAIPGPNVALIAANTISHGFRFGAVTVLGTTLGVAIQLSIVVLGFTALLTFVSDAFLWVKWAGAAYLIYLGIKSWRERADMLENAQANATPLRSLFWQGMLLAMINPKTLVFSAAFLPQFVSDQSATYALAQPALIYLLVILGGDLCWATLARSATPLFKSIGHLRHKLTGTLFIGSGIGLALARIER, via the coding sequence ATGTCAGTTGAGATGATATTTGCGCTTGTGATTGCAACAGCTGCTCTGGTGGCTATTCCGGGCCCCAATGTTGCGCTTATTGCAGCCAATACCATCAGCCATGGGTTCCGCTTTGGCGCTGTGACTGTTCTTGGAACAACCCTCGGCGTTGCCATCCAGCTCAGCATTGTCGTGCTTGGATTTACAGCACTTTTGACGTTCGTGTCAGATGCCTTCTTGTGGGTGAAGTGGGCTGGTGCGGCTTACCTGATCTATCTTGGCATCAAGTCATGGAGAGAACGGGCGGATATGCTGGAGAATGCGCAAGCCAACGCAACACCTTTGCGCAGTCTCTTCTGGCAGGGCATGCTGCTGGCCATGATCAACCCGAAGACACTCGTCTTCAGCGCAGCCTTCTTGCCTCAGTTCGTCAGTGACCAGAGTGCGACCTACGCATTGGCTCAGCCAGCTTTGATCTATCTGCTTGTTATCCTTGGCGGAGACCTGTGTTGGGCCACACTGGCCCGCTCCGCAACGCCGCTCTTCAAAAGCATCGGCCACCTGCGCCACAAGCTCACCGGCACGCTCTTTATCGGTTCCGGCATCGGCCTCGCGTTGGCACGGATTGAGCGGTGA
- a CDS encoding class I SAM-dependent methyltransferase, with amino-acid sequence MNTRNIFTDPAVAQFYELTPRDRQDHMFCKSLARDAQSVLDLGCGTGELTAQLVKGRRVIGLDPAGAMLDIARTRPGGEQVTWVEGDARSFDLGETFDLICLTGHSFQFFLTEEDQRAALSCIAKHLSPTGQFVFDTRNPDFPGRKTRSKEETLSQSMHSKLGPIESWNISEYDEAEQILSFINVYKSLETGEIFSAPSQLKYTSQKKLAQLMVDAGLHATDWLGEWTGEPYHPLLREIIPIGGKA; translated from the coding sequence ATGAATACGCGCAATATTTTCACGGACCCTGCTGTCGCGCAGTTTTATGAACTGACACCTCGCGATCGACAGGACCACATGTTCTGTAAATCACTTGCTCGTGACGCCCAGTCAGTCCTTGATCTGGGCTGTGGCACTGGCGAGCTTACCGCTCAACTGGTGAAAGGGCGCCGCGTTATTGGGCTTGATCCAGCCGGAGCAATGCTGGATATCGCCCGCACACGTCCCGGTGGAGAGCAAGTGACCTGGGTAGAAGGTGACGCCCGCTCGTTTGATCTGGGAGAGACCTTTGATCTTATTTGCCTAACGGGGCATTCCTTCCAGTTTTTCCTGACAGAAGAAGACCAGCGCGCAGCACTATCCTGCATTGCAAAGCACCTGAGCCCAACAGGTCAGTTTGTCTTCGACACCCGCAATCCGGACTTTCCGGGCAGGAAGACCCGCAGCAAAGAAGAAACATTGTCTCAGTCCATGCATTCGAAACTTGGGCCTATCGAGAGCTGGAACATCTCGGAGTATGATGAGGCGGAGCAGATCCTCAGCTTCATCAACGTTTATAAGTCACTAGAGACAGGAGAGATTTTCAGCGCACCTTCCCAGCTCAAATACACCTCACAGAAAAAACTGGCGCAGTTGATGGTGGACGCGGGATTGCATGCCACAGACTGGCTGGGAGAATGGACTGGAGAGCCCTATCACCCATTATTGCGCGAGATTATCCCCATTGGTGGGAAGGCCTAG
- a CDS encoding malonate--CoA ligase, with amino-acid sequence MANPLYDRLFGIHASKTKSFLYLTDGTTISYAQFLEMTAQLAHALVKHGLQPGDRVAMQTEKTPQALALYAACVQAGLIFLPLNIAYIVEELSYFLDNSGASVVVCDGAQAEKLQVLADELGVVLRTLNADGTGTLMDEASGQPTAFETVDRDLQDLAAFLYTSGTTGRSKGAMLTQDNLLSNADTLVEYWRFSEEDVLLHALPIFHTHGLFVATNVILAVGGSMIFLSKFNLDTIIEKLPDATSMMGVPTFYTRLLADERFTKDLTGHMRLFTSGSAPLLAETHRQFEDRTNHRILERYGMTETNMSTSNPYDGERRAGTVGFPLPGVELKITEPESGTELEQGAIGVIEVRGRNVFKGYWQMPEKTAAELREDGFFITGDMGKVDEDSYVHIVGRNKDLIISGGYNIYPKEIELLLDEQPGVLESAVIGVPHADFGEAPLGILVAEKGQTPDLDAIMTTVKDHLARFKHPQKLLVVNELPRNTMGKVQKNVLRERFSEPV; translated from the coding sequence ATGGCGAACCCGCTTTATGATCGTTTGTTCGGCATCCATGCATCCAAAACCAAGTCTTTCCTGTATTTGACCGATGGAACAACCATCTCATACGCACAGTTTCTCGAGATGACTGCGCAGCTTGCCCATGCGCTCGTGAAGCATGGTTTGCAGCCGGGCGATCGCGTGGCCATGCAAACGGAGAAGACCCCGCAAGCGCTGGCGCTTTATGCCGCTTGCGTTCAGGCTGGCCTGATCTTTCTGCCGTTGAATATCGCCTACATCGTCGAGGAGCTTTCCTACTTCCTCGATAACAGCGGTGCATCGGTGGTTGTCTGTGATGGTGCTCAAGCGGAGAAACTACAAGTGCTTGCTGATGAGCTAGGTGTGGTCCTGCGCACGCTCAATGCAGATGGCACTGGCACGTTGATGGATGAAGCCAGCGGCCAGCCGACAGCATTTGAAACAGTAGACCGAGACCTTCAGGATCTGGCCGCTTTCCTCTACACCTCAGGCACCACGGGCCGTTCCAAAGGGGCCATGCTGACGCAAGATAATTTGCTTTCCAACGCGGATACTCTTGTCGAGTACTGGCGCTTTTCTGAGGAAGATGTGTTGCTGCATGCGCTGCCAATCTTCCATACGCACGGCCTGTTTGTCGCGACCAATGTGATCCTTGCCGTTGGTGGTTCCATGATCTTCTTATCCAAGTTCAATCTGGATACGATCATAGAGAAGCTGCCGGATGCGACCTCCATGATGGGTGTGCCAACGTTCTACACCAGATTGCTCGCAGATGAACGCTTCACCAAAGACCTGACAGGCCACATGCGGCTTTTCACCTCCGGCAGTGCGCCATTATTGGCGGAAACTCATCGCCAGTTTGAAGACCGCACCAATCACCGCATTCTTGAACGCTACGGTATGACCGAGACCAATATGAGCACCTCTAACCCCTATGATGGGGAACGGCGGGCAGGCACTGTTGGTTTCCCTTTGCCGGGTGTGGAGTTGAAGATCACGGAACCGGAAAGCGGCACTGAGCTGGAGCAAGGCGCCATCGGGGTCATTGAAGTTCGCGGAAGAAACGTCTTCAAAGGCTACTGGCAGATGCCGGAGAAAACCGCCGCAGAGCTGCGGGAGGACGGCTTCTTCATCACCGGCGATATGGGTAAGGTGGATGAGGATAGTTACGTCCACATTGTTGGCCGCAACAAAGACCTCATCATCTCAGGCGGTTACAACATCTACCCGAAAGAAATCGAACTCCTGCTGGATGAGCAACCCGGCGTTCTGGAAAGCGCGGTGATCGGCGTACCCCACGCAGACTTCGGCGAAGCCCCATTGGGTATTCTCGTCGCTGAAAAAGGCCAGACACCAGATCTGGACGCGATCATGACAACCGTCAAAGACCACCTCGCCCGCTTCAAACACCCCCAAAAGCTGTTGGTTGTAAACGAACTTCCCCGCAACACCATGGGCAAAGTCCAAAAGAACGTTCTGAGGGAGCGCTTCAGCGAGCCGGTTTAG
- a CDS encoding cytochrome-c peroxidase, translating into MLKKITVSRVAAAVSAAMLLLPAAGAVFAQTPSGEPLRVIYQKPVSEWPAPTIDEGVEWREMAPLQLPKKPEKGSKEHLIAVLGAKLFDDPILSKSGQISCQSCHNRELGWADGVKTSFGHDRQRGNRNAPAVITAVHRPSLFWDGRAATLEEQALGPIENPIEMAAELDKVLERLNTHDVYPEMFFDAFAANQISADLLATAIASFERGLERKTRLDLFMEGRHSVLSDSQIRGLHLFRTKARCMNCHNGPALTDGKFHNLGLTYFGKPLEDLGRYQLTNNPKDVGAFATPSLRHIRNSAPYMHNGVISSLRKVVLLYNFGGGRERPRTKKEASDPLFPKHSKLLQPLKLNRTEVEDLVSFLEAL; encoded by the coding sequence ATGCTTAAGAAGATCACTGTTTCCAGGGTGGCTGCTGCGGTTTCTGCAGCGATGCTCCTGTTGCCTGCGGCTGGTGCTGTTTTCGCGCAAACTCCTTCTGGTGAGCCGCTTCGTGTCATCTATCAAAAGCCGGTATCAGAATGGCCTGCACCAACCATCGATGAAGGTGTTGAGTGGCGAGAGATGGCTCCGCTTCAACTGCCCAAGAAACCTGAAAAAGGCTCGAAAGAGCATTTAATTGCTGTGCTTGGGGCAAAGCTATTTGATGATCCAATTCTTTCCAAAAGTGGGCAGATTTCTTGTCAGAGTTGCCACAACAGGGAACTTGGGTGGGCAGATGGCGTCAAAACTTCGTTCGGTCATGATCGCCAAAGGGGCAATCGAAATGCACCGGCGGTGATTACTGCCGTGCATCGCCCTTCCCTCTTTTGGGATGGGCGCGCTGCAACGCTGGAAGAACAGGCACTCGGGCCAATTGAAAACCCGATTGAGATGGCAGCAGAGCTTGATAAAGTCCTTGAGCGGCTGAACACCCATGACGTCTATCCCGAGATGTTCTTTGATGCTTTTGCAGCCAACCAAATCTCTGCGGATCTTCTGGCAACCGCGATCGCCTCTTTTGAACGCGGACTAGAGCGAAAAACACGGCTGGATCTGTTTATGGAGGGTCGCCACAGCGTTTTGAGCGACAGTCAAATCCGAGGACTGCATCTGTTTCGCACAAAAGCCCGCTGCATGAACTGCCACAACGGACCAGCTCTGACAGATGGCAAGTTCCACAATCTCGGCCTGACTTACTTCGGTAAACCACTGGAGGATTTGGGTCGTTATCAGTTGACCAATAATCCAAAAGATGTTGGTGCCTTTGCAACACCTAGTCTGCGTCATATCCGCAATAGCGCGCCCTACATGCACAACGGCGTCATCTCCTCACTACGCAAAGTGGTGTTGCTCTATAACTTCGGCGGCGGTCGCGAGCGGCCACGCACCAAGAAAGAAGCTTCTGATCCGCTGTTTCCCAAACATTCCAAACTGTTGCAGCCATTGAAGCTGAACAGAACAGAGGTCGAGGATCTGGTGAGCTTTCTTGAGGCTCTTTGA